From the genome of Malus sylvestris chromosome 6, drMalSylv7.2, whole genome shotgun sequence, one region includes:
- the LOC126626127 gene encoding ATP-dependent Clp protease proteolytic subunit-related protein 4, chloroplastic-like, translating into MEVATTASSFAPHTCMLATPTIRRARNTTRPHPTSSRSLPRASLSTSFLSPFAGNSLSSDFSDHKLRPSSPNPASFRGSKAKRGVVTMVIPFQRGSAWEQPPPDLASYLYKNRIVYLGMSLVPSVTELILAEFLYLQYEDDTKPIYLYINSTGTTKGGEKLGYETEAFAIYDVMRYVKPPIFTLCVGNAWGEAALLLAAGAKGNRSALPSSTIMMKQPIARFQGQATDIELARREVRNVKDELVKLFAKHIGKSTEQIEADIRRPKYFSPSEAVEYGIIDKVLYNERSTVDRGVVSDLKKAQLIP; encoded by the exons ATGGAGGTGGCCACCACAGCTTCCAGCTTCGCGCCCCACACTTGCATGTTAGCAACGCCAACCATTCGCCGAGCCCGAAACACTACCCGCCCCCATCCGACGTCGTCTCGTTCCCTTCCCAGAGCTTCCCTCTCCACCAGCTTCCTCTCTCCCTTCGCCGGCAACAGCCTCTCCTCCGATTTCTCCGACCACAAGCTCCGTCCTTCCTCCCCCAATCCGGCGTCGTTTCGTGGCTCCAAAGCCAAACGCGGCGTCGTCACCATG GTTATTCCATTTCAAAGAGGAAGTGCATGGGAGCAGCCGCCTCCGGACCTGGCATCATATCTGTACAAAAATCGAATAGTGTACTTGGGCATGTCACTTGTTCCTTCGGTGACGGAGTTGATACTTGCCGAGTTTCTCTACCTTCAGTACGAAGACGACACGAAGCCCATTTACTTGTACATAAATTCCACTGGAACAACCAAG GGCGGTGAGAAGTTGGGTTATGAAACAGAGGCTTTTGCAATATATGATGTCATGAG GTATGTCAAGCCTCCTATATTTACTCTTTGTGTCGGTAATGCTTGGGGAGAAGCTGCCTTACTTTTAGCTGCTGGTGCAAAGGGAAACCGTTCTGCTTTACCCTCATCAACAATCATGATGAAGCAG CCGATTGCAAGGTTTCAAGGCCAAGCAACAGATATTGAACTcgcaagaagggaagtgaggaATGTTAAAGATGAGTTG GTTAAGCTCTTCGCAAAGCATATTGGAAAGTCAACTGAGCAAATTGAAGCAGACATTAGGCGTCCAAAATATTTTAGTCCAAGTGAGGCAGTTGAATATGGCATCATTGACAAG GTACTGTACAATGAAAGGAGTACTGTAGACAGGGGAGTTGTCTCAGACCTTAAAAAAGCACAACTTATTCCATAG
- the LOC126625179 gene encoding expansin-like B1: MEFFLKHITWFLCITVLLPALCTSQYTYVSSRATYYGSPDCYGNPTGACGFGEYGTKVNDGQVSAVSRLYRNGTGCGACYQVRCKIPQHCSSDGVTTVVTDHGEGDRTDFIFSPRSYAKLANSPASSEVLFASGVVEIEYRRVACRFSGKGLVFKVHEGSKYPFYFALVIQYVSGINEITAVEVLQEDNQQWRPMRRVYGAVWDLQNPPTGAFSLRFQIVSGRATAEVDWMQATKVIPADWEAGAAYPSDIQLD, from the exons ATGGAGTTTTTCCTTAAGCACATAACTTGGTTTCTTTGTATCACGGTACTCTTGCCTGCTCTATGTACCTCTCAATACACATATGTATCCTCTAGAGCAACATATTATGGTAGCCCAGATTGCTACGGGAACCCAA CTGGAGCTTGTGGGTTTGGAGAATATGGAACAAAGGTCAACGACGGTCAAGTATCCGCAGTTTCTAGGCTGTACAGGAATGGAACTGGCTGTGGTGCATGCTACCAG GTGAGGTGCAAGATCCCTCAGCATTGCAGCAGTGATGGGGTAACTACGGTGGTGACAGACCACGGCGAAGGCGACAGAACTGACTTCATCTTCAGCCCAAGATCTTATGCAAAGTTGGCAAACAGTCCAGCTTCATCTGAAGTTTTATTTGCTTCCGGTGTCGTTGAAATCGAATACAGAAGGGTCGCTTGCAGGTTCTCTGGTAAAGGACTTGTGTTCAAAGTCCATGAAGGCAGTAAATATCCATTTTACTTTGCCTTAGTCATTCAGTATGTATCTGGGATAAATGAAATCACAGCAGTTGAGGTTTTGCAG GAGGATAACCAGCAATGGAGGCCAATGAGGAGAGTATATGGAGCAGTGTGGGACCTTCAAAACCCACCAACTGGTGCCTTTTCCTTGAGGTTCCAAATAGTGAGTGGCAGGGCAACTGCAGAGGTGGACTGGATGCAGGCAACCAAAGTCATCCCTGCTGATTGGGAGGCTGGGGCTGCATATCCGTCAGACATTCAGCTCGATTAG